aattaataaagggaAAAAATGCAGATCCACCCTTAAAGtggtagcccttatagcgtataattcctcttactcactgtgtgtgcaatcaaacccccgaactcaaaaaaacggcTCAATTTAGCCGCTCTGACCAAACGGTGTTATCCCACCGTTAGTCAaccatatatttttaattaaattgtgggGCCCACCTTCACTATTCTCTAACactatctttctctctctcaatttcttCTCCATCGGCTTGTCAGCCCATCTCCGGCGAAATCGCCGCCGGCATATCGCCTTTGCCCCTGTTTGGTAAGCTCGCTGTTTATTGCTTTGATGCATCTATTTCAAGATATTTTCATGTTGTTGTTAGAAGCACAGCCGTAGAATTTAAAAATTCCACCAAatattaatcaatcaacaaccAAAAACTACCTTTGCAACCACAAATGGCCGTCTCACACTTCCCCGCCACCGTTCCACGGTCGACCACACAGCGGTGCGCCGCCAACTTTCATCCGCTcccgaccaccaccaccactttTTTCCCCGCAGCACGGAAGCAGAAAAACAATAGCTTTGTGCCGTTGAGGACCACTGACCAAGTGAAGTCTTTAAAGTGGGTGAGAAGTGTCGCCGCCCAAGAACAACTCCCGCCAAAACCCGAAACCTTGGACATGCAGAAGCTGGTTGATTTCCTGTACGAGGACCTTCCCCACCTGTTCGATGATCGAGGAATCGATCCGATGGCGCACGATGAGCGTGTCAAGTTCAGAGACGCCATAACCAAGCATGACACCATCAGTGGTTATCTTTTCAACATCGCCATGTTAAGGAAGCTTTTCAGCCCTAATTTCCAGCTGCATTGGATCAAATAGGTTCAATTTTACCGTGGTTGATTGTGcactgtgtgtgtgagagagagagagagttggatTGATTCCGGTCTTCCCAACCCTAATTAACTTTCCCCAATCACTACTCGATTGTCACTGTATTGTACCCTGCTTATCAAGGAATCATCAATAACTACTTCACAGAGCCTGTCAACGGCCACAAATTCAACATGGGCAGCcacgagggaggcggcggcgcctcgccgtcgccaagGAGGAAGGCGGAGACGGCGTGGAGGCTGTTTCCGCCGGGTTTGGTGAAACAGAGAACGAGAGATATGAGGCTGAGTGGTGGCTTGTCACTGCCACTTCGCCAGATCTCAAGAGGGAGAGAAAGTGGAGAGGCCGAGGGATAAGAGGCGGCAGCCGGCGACTGTTGTCGCCGGAGAAGAGAAGAGTGAGGAAGAAGGTGGAGGGGGCGAATTTAGTGTgaactgagagagagagagagagagagagagagagagagccgattgagtgtgagtgtgtgtgttcaAAGAAGAAATTTTTCTGGTTGCAAAAGGTGGGCTCcacatttcaattaaaaaaaaaagtttgacttACGGTGGGATAACACCTTTGGTCAAAGGGGCTTAGTTGAGCCGTTTTTTTGAATTCGGGGGTTTAgctgcacacacagtgagtaagggggttatacgctataggggctaccacTTCAAGGTGGATCTGAACCTTTTCCCATTAATAAATTTCGaaaagttttttttgtttttttttttgtttttttacttTGGTTTCATGCACAAGATATATAAAACGTAATTTGACCGACATGAAAATTAAGAGCTGGTGTCTGCAAATTAATAATCATCCTAAATTAACAATTTCCCTGcactaaatcaaaattcaaatctAATTTGAAACTTTCCATCTGCATCAGTACCCAGACCAATTAATTTAAACTCACATTTAATGAGGCCAACGGGGCATACCTTCTTGATTACGTTCattaaaatatagtatcatttctcacaataaattatttattttattttgaactgTACTAGTACTTCATTTAAATCATGATGATGAACACTCGCAAGCAAGAATACCAGCAACAAAAGTCTacgttttattttttataaattttcttGTTGGCTGTCAAAAAATTGCCgcatttattaatattttgagtGATTGCCAAATGTGATAAATCTGGTCTTCCACCACATTCCACCACTTCCAAATCTCACCGCTTCCCTCCATTCATGCAGATTTAAGCACAAAAACAATTTCTCCATTGCACAttcaagaaagaaaaatatGGGAACTAAATATTTATCGAGTTCATTTACGTTGATGGTGTTGATTTTGTTGGTGATGGGGTGTGAGATGATCAAGTGCAGTGTGANNNNNNNNNNNNNNNNNNNNNNNNNNNNNNNNNNNNNNNNNNNNNNNNNNNNNNNNNNNNNNNNNNNNNNNNNNNNNNNNNNNNNNNNNNNNNNNNNNNNNNNNNNNNNNNNNNNNNNNNNNNNNNNNNNNNNNNNNNNNNNNNNNNNNNNNNNNNNNNNNNNNNNNNNNNNNNNNNNNNNNNNNNNNNNNNNNNNNNNNNNNNNNNNNNNNNNNNNNNNNNNNNNNNNNNNNNNNNNNNNNNNNNNNNNNNNNNNNNNNNNNNNNNNNNNNNNNNNNNNNNNNNNNNNNNNNNNNNNNNNNNNNNNNNNNNNNNNNNNNNNNNNNNNNNNNNNNNNNNNNNNNNNNNNNNNNNNNNNNNNNNNNNNNNNNNNNNNNNNNNNNNNNNNNNNNNNNNNNNNNNNNNNNNNNNNNNNNNNNNNNNNNNNNNNNNNNNNNNNNNNNNNNNNNNNNNNNNNNNNNNNNNNNNNNNNNNNNNNNNNNNNNNNNNNNNNNNNNNNNNNNNNNNNNNNNNNNNNNNNNNNNNNNNNNNNNNNNNNNNNNNNNNNNNNNNNNNNNNNNNNNNNNNNNNNNNNNNNNNNNNNNNNNNNNNNNNNNNNNNNNNNNNNNNNNNNNNNNNNNNNNNNNNNNNNNNNNNNNNNNNNNNNNNNNNNNNNNNNNNNNNNNNNNNNNNNNNNNNNNNNNNNNNNNNNNNNNNNNNNNNNNNNNNNNNNNNNNNNNNNNNNNNNNNNNNNNNNNNNNNNNNNNNNNNNNNNNNNNNNNNNNNNNNNNNNNNNNNNNNNNNNNNNNNNNNNNNNNNNNNNNNNNNNNNNNNNNNNNNNNNNNNNNNNNNNNNNNNNNNNNNNNNNNNNNNNNNNNNNNNNNNNNNNNNNNNNNNNNNNNNNNNNNNNNNNNNNNNNNNNNNNNNNNNNNNNNNNNNNNNNNNNNNNNNNNNNNNNNNNNNNNNNNNNNNNNNNNNNNNNNNNNNNNNNNNNNNNNNNNNNNNNNNNNNNNNNNNNNNNNNNNNNNNNNNNNNNNNNNNNNNNNNNNNNNNNNNNNNNNNNNNNNNNNNNNNNNNNNNNNNNNNNNNNNNNNNNNNNNNNNNNNNNNNNNNNNNNNNNNNNNNNNNNNNNNNNNNNNNNNNNNNNNNNNNNNNNNNNNNNNNNNNNNNNNNNNNNNNNNNNNNNNNNNNNNNNNNNNNNNNNNNNNNNNNNNNNNNNNNNNNNNNNNNNNNNNNNNNNNNNNNNNNNNNNNNNNNNNNNNNNNNNNNNNNNNNNNNNNNNNNNNNNNNNNNNNNNNNNNNNNNNNNNNNNNNNNNNNNNNNNNNNNNNNNNNNNNNNNNNNNNNNNNNNNNNNNNNNNNNNNNNNNNNNNNNNNNNNNNNNNNNNNNNNNNNNNNNNNNNNNNNNNNNNNNNNNNNNNNNNNNNNNNNNNNNNNNNNNNNNNNNNNNNNNNNNNNNNNNNNNNNNNNNNNNNNNNNNNNNNNNNNNNNNNNNNNNNNNNNNNNNNNNNNNNNNNNNNNNNNNNNNNNNNNNNNNNNNNNNNNNNNNNNNNNNNNNNNNNNNNNNNNNNNNNNNNNNNNNNNNNNNNNNNNNNNNNNNNNNNNNNNNNNNNNNNNNNNNNNNNNNNNNNNNNNNNNNNNNNNNNNNNNNNNNNNNNNNNNNNNNNNNNNNNNNNNNNNNNNNNNNNNNNNNNNNNNNNNNNNNNNNNNNNNNNNNNNNNNNNNNNNNNNNNNNNNNNNNNNNNNNNNNNNNNNNNNNNNNNNNNNNNNNNNNNNNNNNNNNNNNNNNNNNNNNNNNNNNNNNNNNNNNNNNNNNNNNNNNNNNNNNNNNNNNNNNNNNNNNNNNNNNNNNNNNNNNNNNNNNNNNNNNNNNNNNNNNNNNNNNNNNNNNNNNNNNNNNNNNNNNNNNNNNNNNNNNNNNNNNNNNNNNNNNNNNNNNNNNNNNNNNNNNNNNNNNNNNNNNNNNNNNNNNNNNNNNNNNNNNNNNNNNNNNNNNNNNNNNNNNNNNNNNNNNNNNNNNNNNNNNNNNNNNNNNNNNNNNNNNNNNNNNNNNNNNNNNNNNNNNNNNNNNNNNNNNNNNNNNNNNNNNNNNNNNNNNNNNNNNNNNNNNNNNNNNNNNNNNNNNNNNNNNNNNNNNNNNNNNNNNNNNNNNNNNNNNNNNNNNNNNNNNNNNNNNNNNNNNNNNNNNNNNNNNNNNNNNNNNNNNNNNNNNNNNNNNNNNNNNNNNNNNNNNNNNNNNNNNNNNNNNNNNNNNNNNNNNNNNNNNNNNNNNNNNNNNNNNNNNNNNNNNNNNNNNNNNNNNNNNNNNNNNNNNNNNNNNNNNNNNNNNNNNNNNNNNNNNNNNNNNNNNNNNNNNNNNNNNNNNNNNNNNNNNNNNNNNNNNNNNNNNNNNNNNNNNNNNNNNNNNNNNNNNNNNNNNNNNNNNNNNNNNNNNNNNNNNNNNNNNNNNNNNNNNNNNNNNNNNNNNNNNNNNNNNNNNNNNNNNNNNNNNNNNNNNNNNNNNNNNNNNNNNNNNNNNNNNNNNNNNNNNNNNNNNNNNNNNNNNNNNNNNNNNNNNNNNNNNNNNNNNNNNNNNNNNNNNNNNNNNNNNNNNNNNNNNNNNNNNNNNNNNNNNNNNNNNNNNNNNNNNNNNNNNNNNNNNNNNNNNNNNNNNNNNNNNNNNNNNNNNNNNNNNNNNNNNNNNNNNNNNNNNNNNNNNNNNNNNNNNNNNNNNNNNNNNNNNNNNNNNNNNNNNNNNNNNNNNNNNNNNNNNNNNNNNNNNNNNNNNNNNNNNNNNNNNNNNNNNNNNNNNNNNNNNNNNNNNNNNNNNNNNNNNNNNNNNNNNNNNNNNNNNNNNNNNNNNNNNNNNNNNNNNNNNNNNNNNNNNNNNNNNNNNNNNNNNNNNNNNNNNNNNNNNNNNNNNNNNNNNNNNNNNNNNNNNNNNNNNNNNNNNNNNNNNNNNNNNNNNNNNNNNNNNNNNNNNNNNNNNNNNNNNNNNNNNNNNNNNNNNNNNNNNNNNNNNNNNNNNNNNNNNNNNNNNNNNNNNNNNNNNNNNNNNNNNNNNNNNNNNNNNNNNNNNNNNNNNNNNNNNNNNNNNNNNNNNNNNNNNNNNNNNNNNNNNNNNNNNNNNNNNNNNNNNNNNNNNNNNNNNNNNNNNNNNNNNNNNNNNNNNNNNNNNNNNNNNNNNNNNNNNNNNNNNNNNNNNNNNNNNNNNNNNNNNNNNNNNNNNNNNNNNNNNNNNNNNNNNNNNNNNNNNNNNNNNNNNNNNNNNNNNNNNNNNNNNNNNNNNNNNNNNNNNNNNNNNNNNNNNNNNNNNNNNNNNNNNNNNNNNNNNNNNNNNNNNNNNNNNNNNNNNNNNNNNNNNNNNNNNNNNNNNNNNNNNNNNNNNNNNNNNNNNNNNNNNNNNNNNNNNNNNNNNNNNNNNNNNNNNNNNNNNNNNNNNNNNNNNNNNNNNNNNNNNNNNNNNNNNNNNNNNNNNNNNNNNNNNNNNNNNNNNNNNNNNNNNNNNNNNNNNNNNNNNNNNNNNNNNNNNNNNNNNNNNNNNNNNNNNNNNNNNNNNNNNNNNNNNNNNNNNNNNNNNNNNNNNNNNNNNNNNNNNNNNNNNNNNNNNNNNNNNNNNNNNNNNNNNNNNNNNNNNNNNNNNNNNNNNNNNNNNNNNNNNNNNNNNNNNNNNNNNNNNNNNNNNNNNNNNNNNNNNNNNNNNNNNNNNNNNNNNNNNNNNNNNNNNNNNNNNNNNNNNNNNNNNNNNNNNNNNNNNNNNNNNNNNNNNNNNNNNNNNNNNNNNNNNNNNNNNNNNNNNNNNNNNNNNNNNNNNNNNNNNNNNNNNNNNNNNNNNNNNNNNNNNNNNNNNNNNNNNNNNNNNNNNNNNNNNNNNNNNNNNNNNNNNNNNNNNNNNNNNNNNNNNNNNNNNNNNNNNNNNNNNNNNNNNNNNNNNNNNNNNNNNNNNNNNNNNNNNNNNNNNNNNNNNNNNNNNNNNNNNNNNNNNNNNNNNNNNNNNNNNNNNNNNNNNNNNNNNNNNNNNNNNNNNNNNNNNNNNNNNNNNNNNNNNNNNNNNNNNNNNNNNNNNNNNNNNNNNNNNNNNNNNNNNNNNNNNNNNNNNNNNNNNNNNNNNNNNNNNNNNNNNNNNNNNNNNNNNNNNNNNNNNNNNNNNNNNNNNNNNNNNNNNNNNNNNNNNNNNNNNNNNNNNNNNNNNNNNNNNNNNNNNNNNNNNNNNNNNNNNNNNNNNNNNNNNNNNNNNNNNNNNNNNNNNNNNNNNNNNNNNNNNNNNNNNNNNNNNNNNNNNNNNNNNNNNNNNNNNNNNNNNNNNNNNNNNNNNNNNNNNNNNNNNNNNNNNNNNNNNNNNNNNNNNNNNNNNNNNNNNNNNNNNNNNNNNNNNNNNNNNNNNNNNNNNNNNNNNNNNNNNNNNNNNNNNNNNNNNNNNNNNNNNNNNNNNNNNNNNNNNNNNNNNNNNNNNNNNNNNNNNNNNNNNNNNNNNNNNNNNNNNNNNNNNNNNNNNNNNNNNNNNNNNNNNNNNNNNNNNNNNNNNNNNNNNNNNNNNNNNNNNNNNNNNNNNNNNNNNNNNNNNNNNNNNNNNNNNNNNNNNNNNNNNNNNNNNNNNNNNNNNNNNNNNNNNNNNNNNNNNNNNNNNNNNNNNNNNNNNNNNNNNNNNNNNNNNNNNNNNNNNNNNNNNNNNNNNNNNNNNNNNNNNNNNNNNNNNNNNNNNNNNNNNNNNNNNNNNNNNNNNNNNNNNNNNNNNNNNNNNNNNNNNNNNNNNNNNNNNNNNNNNNNNNNNNNNNNNNNNNNNNNNNNNNNNNNNNNNNNNNNNNNNNNNNNNNNNNNNNNNNNNNNNNNNNNNNNNNNNNNNNNNNNNNNNNNNNNNNNNNNNNNNNNNNNNNNNNNNNNNNNNNNNNNNNNNNNNNNNNNNNNNNNNNNNNNNNNNNNNNNNNNNNNNNNNNNNNNNNNNNNNNNNNNNNNNNNNNNNNNNNNNNNNNNNNNNNNNNNNNNNNNNNNNNNNNNNNNNNNNNNNNNNNNNNNNNNNNNNNNNNNNNNNNNNNNNNNNNNNNNNNNNNNNNNNNNNNNNNNNNNNNNNNNNNNNNNNNNNNNNNNNNNNNNNNNNNNNNNNNNNNNNNNNNNNNNNNNNNNNNNNNNNNNNNNNNNNNNNNNNNNNNNNNNNNNNNNNNNNNNNNNNNNNNNNNNNNNNNNNNNNNNNNNNNNNNNNNNNNNNNNNNNNNNNNNNNNNNNNNNNNNNNNNNNNNNNNNNNNNNNNNNNNNNNNNNNNNNNNNNNNNNNNNNNNNNNNNNNNNNNNNNNNNNNNNNNNNNNNNNNNNNNNNNNNNNNNNNNNNNNNNNNNNNNNNNNNNNNNNNNNNNNNNNNNNNNNNNNNNNNNNNNNNNNNNNNNNNNNNNNNNNNNNNNNNNNNNNNNNNNNNNNNNNNNNNNNNNNNNNNNNNNNNNNNNNNNNNNNNNNNNNNNNNNNNNNNNNNNNNNNNNNNNNNNNNNNNNNNNNNNNNNNNNNNNNNNNNNNNNNNNNNNNNNNNNNNNNNNNNNNNNNNNNNNNNNNNNNNNNNNNNNNNNNNNNNNNNNNNNNNNNNNNNNNNNNNNNNNNNNNNNNNNNNNNNNNNNNNNNNNNNNNNNNNNNNNNNNNNNNNNNNNNNNNNNNNNNNNNNNNNNNNNNNNNNNNNNNNNNNNNNNNNNNNNNNNNNNNNNNNNNNNNNNNNNNNNNNNNNNNNNNNNNNNNNNNNNNNNNNNNNNNNNNNNNNNNNNNNNNNNNNNNNNNNNNNNNNNNNNNNNNNNNNNNNNNNNNNNNNNNNNNNNNNNNNNNNNNNNNNNNNNNNNNNNNNNNNNNNNNNNNNNNNNNNNNNNNNNNNNNNNNNNNNNNNNNNNNNNNNNNNNNNNNNNNNNNNNNNNNNNNNNNNNNNNNNNNNNNNNNNNNNNNNNNNNNNNNNNNNNNNNNNNNNNNNNNNNNNNNNNNNNNNNNNNNNNNNNNNNNNNNNNNNNNNNNNNNNNNNNNNNNNNNNNNNNNNNNNNNNNNNNNNNNNNNNNNNNNNNNNNNNNNNNNNNNNNNNNNNNNNNNNNNNNNNNNNNNNNNNNNNNNNNNNNNNNNNNNNNNNNNNNNNNNNNNNNNNNNNNNNNNNNNNNNNNNNNNNNNNNNNNNNNNNNNNNNNNNNNNNNNNNNNNNNNNNNNNNNNNNNNNNNNNNNNNNNNNNNNNNNNNNNNNNNNNNNNNNNNNNNNNNNNNNNNNNNNNNNNNNNNNNNNNNNNNNNNNNNNNNNNNNNNNNNNNNNNNNNNNNNNNNNNNNNNNNNNNNNNNNNNNNNNNNNNNNNNNNNNNNNNNNNNNNNNNNNNNNNNNNNNNNNNNNNNNNNNNNNNNNNNNNNNNNNNNNNNNNNNNNNNNNNNNNNNNNNNNNNNNNNNNNNNNNNNNNNNNNNNNNNNNNNNNNNNNNNNNNNNNNNNNNNNNNNNNNNNNNNNNNNNNNNNNNNNNNNNNNNNNNNNNNNNNNNNNNNNNNNNNNNNNNNNNNNNNNNNNNNNNNNNNNNNNNNNNNNNNNNNNNNNNNNNNNNNNNNNNNNNNNNNNNNNNNNNNNNNNNNNNNNNNNNNNNNNNNNNNNNNNNNNNNNNNNNNNNNNNNNNNNNNNNNNNNNNNNNNNNNNNNNNNNNNNNNNNNNNNNNNNNNNNNNNNNNNNNNNNNNNNNNNNNNNNNNNNNNNNNNNNNNNNNNNNNNNNNNNNNNNNNNNNNNNNNNNNNNNNNNNNNNNNNNNNNNNNNNNNNNNNNNNNNNNNNNNNNNNNNNNNNNNNNNNNNNNNNNNNNNNNNNNNNNNNNNNNNNNNNNNNNNNNNNNNNNNNNNNNNNNNNNNNNNNNNNNNNNNNNNNNNNNNNNNNNNNNNNNNNNNNNNNNNNNNNNNNNNNNNNNNNNNNNNNNNNNNNNNNNNNNNNNNNNNNNNNNNNNNNNNNNNNNNNNNNNNNNNNNNNNNNNNNNNNNNNNNNNNNNNNNNNNNNNNNNNNNNNNNNNNNNNNNNNNNNNNNNNNNNNNNNNNNNNNNNNNNNNNNNNNNNNNNNNNNNNNNNNNNNNNNNNNNNNNNNNNNNNNNNNNNNNNNNNNNNNNNNNNNNNNNNNNNNNNNNNNNNNNNNNNNNNNNNNNNNNNNNNNNNNNNNNNNNNNNNNNNNNNNNNNNNNNNNNNNNNNNNNNNNNNNNNNNNNNNNNNNNNNNNNNNNNNNNNNNNNNNNNNNNNNNNNNNNNNNNNNNNNNNNNNNNNNNNNNNNNNNNNNNNNNNNNNNNNNNNNNNNNNNNNNNNNNNNNNNNNNNNNNNNNNNNNNNNNNNNNNNNNNNNNNNNNNNNNNNNNNNNNNNNNNNNNNNNNNNNNNNNNNNNNNNNNNNNNNNNNNNNNNNNNNNNNNNNNNNNNNNNNNNNNNNNNNNNNNNNNNNNNNNNNNNNNNNNNNNNNNNNNNNNNNNNNNNNNNNNNNNNNNNNNNNNNNNNNNNNNNNNNNNNNNNNNNNNNNNNNNNNNNNNNNNNNNNNNNNNNNNNNNNNNNNNNNNNNNNNNNNNNNNNNNNNNNNNNNNNNNNNNNNNNNNNNNNNNNNNNNNNNNNNNNNNNNNNNNNNNNNNNNNNNNNNNNNNNNNNNNNNNNNNNNNNNNNNNNNNNNNNNNNNNNNNTAACAAGGCAAACATGGTCTTACAAGGTAAAACAATAGTACTTGTTATAGTATCATATATACACACATTAATACATAATGCTTTTTGTAAACAGGTGGGATTAAGTGGTGAAAAACTAAATTTGGTCAGCCCATCCCAAGTCTCATCTGTTGAGTGGACTGCTATGGCAGCCATTGCCCAAAATCAGCAGCCCCTTCGATGGTACAAGGTAGAGATGCAAGAATGTACATACAATTTAACACGGGGAGTCTCAAGTTTTTTGTATTGGAACTATGCAGGCGTATTTTGAGGCGCCAAATGGAGACGAGCCGTTGGCATTGGACATGGGAAGCATGGGGAAAGGTCAAGTGTGGATCAATGGACAAAGCATAGGAAGATATTGGACGACTGTAGCAAATGGAAGCTGTGGAGTTTGCCACTACACTGGTCCATACCGATCCCCTAAATGTCAAGCTGGCTGCGGCCGACCAACTCAACCATGGTAAATTTTCTACTTAACAAAGAGAAAAAGGCATTTAGACAACTCTAACTACTTCAAATCTTTCCTTAGGTACCATAATGCCTAGATCATGGTTACAAGCCAAGGCAAAATCTCGTCGTACTAGTCGAGGAACTCGGTGGAGATCCATCAAGAATCTCTCTAGTTAAAAGACAACAAGGAGCGTCTGTGTTGATGCAGTGGAGCGCCATCCCATGGTAGCGAATTATCAGGGTCGAGAGCACGAGCACAAAAAGAATGCTCCACCAGGCCAAGGTGCATCTCCGGTGCGCCCGTGGCCAATCTATATCGATCATAAAGTTCGCGAGCTACGGGACACCTACAGGAACATGTGCGAGTTTTAGGGTGGGAAGTTGTCACGCGGAGACCTCCCAAGCTATCATAGAAAAGGTAAGTTGTACACTCCCATCATTTAATATGCAAGAGTTTTAAACTAAGCAATGAAAATGTGATTTAATTTGTGACAGATGTGCCTTGGGAAGGAAAGTTGCAAGCTATCAGTTTCCAATAGCTACTTTGGAAATGATCCTTGCCCTAATGTATTGAAGAAGTTATCTGTTGAGGCTATTTGCTCTAACACAGCATGACTACCCATAAACACAAATGTATATAATCTTAAAGAAAGTTGAGCTACAAGTTCATTCACTCAATCTACAAAAGTTTTGTACTAGTTTGGTTACTAGATATATAGCAATCTAAAATTTGTGCTACTTATCTTATAGAAATTTCTCTTTTTTGATCCACAAGATCCTAGACAGTAGACACCATgcgagtttaaaattatttcaggccattatcttagggcgatttgcaaaaataggccactatttttcggacttgcaaaaataggccaattattttagtttttggtatttttaggcCACATGTGTGCCCAATCAGGCTATTTTGGGCCACCTTTTGACCCCAAAAAGTGGTTTATAAATGCTGAATTGAGCTcaaatgtggcctaaaaatgacaaaaattaaaataattggcctatttttgcaagtccgtaaaatagtggcctatttttgcaaatcgcCATAAGATAATGGcctgaaataattttaaactcgaCACCATGCTTCTCATGCTCTGAGAACAAATGTTGTAATCTCAATTATTTGCATTTCTCTAATTTTGTAGATttatttcaatgaaatttatattGAAGATACACAAGTTGAACTGCTGTAGCACAAGGCAACAAGAAACTGAAAATCAACAGCCTTTTTAGCAAAAGGGACTACAAGAGACTACTTGAAATCTACGATTACATTTGCTCATCTCATCTAATATCAATCATTATTAGAGTATATTGTAACCAATATACAAATCAAATTTCATTGACCTAGAATTACAAGAGAAGgttaaaagaagaagaagaaagggctCTATAAAAGCCTGTGTATTTCCATTTTAGAAAATTGCTGAATCTAAACAAAAAGTTCAAAGGCCAATTGTATTCATGTTCGTCTGGTAAAACTAATTAATTGTTTCTTCGTTGGTAAGGAGTATTTAATATGTGACACAATGAATACATGAACGTACTCTTACAATCAAACTATTTAAATCTTCTTCATTACATTAATTAACAAGAAGTCAGGCATAAACGACATGGTAATTTCTTCCTAATGTAAAGGTGAAGTTTAAGTACATATTTAAGGATTATGCATATGTTTTTCACGAGCCACAACAGAACACTTAAACTCAAGCGACAACGGTGGCATGTTGGGTGATTTTTTGCTTGCAAATCTTCCTTTCTTGCACCAACAACCTGAGATATTTTCTAATTTAGTCTTCATTTATTTAGGAAAAGGTGACATGTTGACCAAgtaattagtaaataaataattttatttttgttgatcAATTTAATCTTGTTAATATTACTTTTGTGATAATCAAATTTGTCAAATAatgttgccaaaaaaaaaaaaaagtttgtcaaatAAATCTCCaattaattagtcaaattaTATTGGTGGTGCAAAATAATTGTGGGATAGAAAAATACACGTTGGTTATAAGTATTTATATAGGTTGTCCAATGCGGGATGATACAAGAATTGTGAGAAAAATAAGATTAATAGAGTAAAACACTCGTAatgtagttttccatatttgTGCAACAAACTTGAAGGGAATCATGTGAATCATATGATCATTTGCTTCAAGTAACCAAATAAATGGTTGGGC
The genomic region above belongs to Salvia miltiorrhiza cultivar Shanhuang (shh) chromosome 5, IMPLAD_Smil_shh, whole genome shotgun sequence and contains:
- the LOC131025679 gene encoding uncharacterized protein LOC131025679, which produces MAVSHFPATVPRSTTQRCAANFHPLPTTTTTFFPAARKQKNNSFVPLRTTDQVKSLKWVRSVAAQEQLPPKPETLDMQKLVDFLYEDLPHLFDDRGIDPMAHDERVKFRDAITKHDTISGYLFNIAMLRKLFSPNFQLHWIK